Proteins found in one Silene latifolia isolate original U9 population unplaced genomic scaffold, ASM4854445v1 scaffold_20.1, whole genome shotgun sequence genomic segment:
- the LOC141638399 gene encoding beta-amylase 3, chloroplastic-like, producing the protein MAISIRSYNSLATLKIVKTLKSFQEFSNPICFTRIRPCHVRAMNITNAAHFSPDRSPIILDEKIKEKRETFHELIAHHASETRVPVYVMLPLDTVSMSHGLNKPRAMNASLMALKSAGVEGVMVDVWWGLVEKDGPLNYNWGGYDELVNMVQRHGLKLQVVMSFHQCGGNVGDSCSIPLPAWVLEEMRKNPEIVYTDKSGRRNPEYISLGCDSLPVLRGRTPIQVYSDFMRNFRHHFRDFLGGVIVEIQVGMGPCGELRYPSYPESNGTWRFPGIGEFQCYDKYMKASLQAAAEAYGQKKWGGGGPHDSGNYNQYPEETGFFRKDGTWNTEYGQFFLEWYSGKLLEHGDTILGAANRVFQGTGVKLSGKVAGIHWHYNTRSHAAELTAGYNNSRNKDGYLPIARMFAKHGVVFNFTCMEMKDGEQPGNANSSPEKLVQQVKMATQTAGIELAGENALERYDAGAFGQVLATSKSHSGSGLSAFTYLRMNKKLFEAENWRQLVEFVKSMSEGGRNERLSVSDLSTTDLYVGFITQKSSHKVKESVM; encoded by the exons atggcGATATCGATACGCTCTTATAATTCTTTGGCGACCCTTAAAATCGTCAAAACCCTTAAATCTTTTCAAGAATTCTCTAATCCAATATGTTTTACACGAATCAGACCATGTCATGTTCGTGCAATGAATATAACAAATGCAGCACATTTCAGCCCTGATAGAAGTCCAATAATCCTGGATGAAAAAATTAAGGAAAAACGGGAGACATTCCACGAGTTGATAGCCCACCACGCAAGTGAGACAAGAGTGCCAGTTTACGTGATGTTGCCATTAGACACGGTGTCAATGTCCCATGGTTTAAACAAACCACGGGCAATGAACGCTAGTCTAATGGCATTAAAAAGTGCGGGGGTTGAAGGAGTCATGGTAGATGTCTGGTGGGGTTTGGTCGAGAAAGACGGACCTCTAAATTATAACTGGGGCGGCTATGATGAGCTCGTAAATATGGTCCAACGACACGGTTTAAAGCTCCAGGTAGTCATGTCTTTCCACCAGTGTGGAGGAAATGTAGGAGACTCTTGCAG CATTCCTCTTCCGGCATGGGTACTAGAAGAAATGAGGAAGAACCCTGAGATTGTTTACACAGACAAATCAGGCAGAAGAAATCCAGAGTACATTTCATTAGGCTGTGATTCACTGCCTGTGCTCCGTGGAAGAACACCCATTCAAGTCTACTCTGACTTTATGAGAAACTTCCGTCATCATTTCAGAGACTTTCTTGGTGGAGTCATTGTG GAAATTCAAGTAGGTATGGGACCATGTGGGGAATTGAGGTATCCATCTTACCCAGAAAGCAATGGGACTTGGAGATTTCCAGGAATCGGAGAATTCCAGTGCTATGACAAG TACATGAAAGCATCACTGCAAGCAGCAGCTGAAGCATATGGACAGAAAAAATGGGGAGGAGGTGGCCCACATGATTCAGGCAACTACAATCAATATCCGGAAGAAACTGGGTTTTTCCGTAAAGACGGAACATGGAATACAGAATATGGACAGTTCTTCCTAGAGTGGTACAGTGGGAAACTACTTGAACACGGTGACACCATTCTCGGAGCTGCAAACCGGGTATTTCAGGGAACTGGAGTAAAACTATCTGGTAAAGTAGCGGGAATTCACTGGCATTACAATACTAGATCACATGCAGCTGAGTTAACAGCCGGTTATAATAACTCGAGAAATAAGGATGGATACTTGCCAATAGCAAGAATGTTTGCTAAACACGGGGTTGTGTTTAATTTTACGTGTATGGAAATGAAAGATGGCGAGCAGCCAGGGAATGCAAACAGCTCACCAGAAAAGCTAGTTCAGCAGGTAAAAATGGCAACACAAACAGCTGGAATAGAACTTGCAGGAGAAAATGCCTTAGAGAGATACGATGCTGGTGCATTTGGACAGGTTTTAGCAACCAGCAAATCTCACTCAGGAAGCGGGTTGTCAGCGTTTACATATTTACGGATGAATAAAAAGTTGTTCGAAG